From Streptomyces sp. TLI_105, the proteins below share one genomic window:
- a CDS encoding M28 family peptidase, with amino-acid sequence MLLLAVSFSLAYGATRPAPDGEAGRGALATAQRLEDLGTHVAASPRLAEGLDLVSRELQAIPGLEVERQHATGSYRFHDRAVDYAVENVIARQPGDSKDALLVNVHVDSAMEGPGSADDGINVGAVLQAARQLAGADHHRTVVYLFNGGEEVGLTGADAFTGHPWAKDVRWFLNLEAVGSGGLPILFQAGEDDGRLIELAGDTARPYGSVLGQWLFQAGLINSDTDSRVWRAQGWSGLDYALFEDGYQYHTPNDRVAAIGDGSAQAVTDLTVRFASDVTGTADPAGRKPAPYYFDVLSRWWVTLDPLLVKAGTLALLLALAALTWRACRVWDLRPGRVAATAGAALLGLPAAVLTGVLVGAAQSLIGPHAWYAHPWLMYLVPLPLTVLGALAPQLLLERRRRRRAPDGAGRPDARTALLGNAWAVGVLGVLTAWLGVGPGYLLWIGSALSVLSIGGYLVLPGRSRAVPLLVSAFVSFVLIAQFTRNLFELAVPMMGRLPTALPMDAALAVAGVLVAVPLALVLAPFAAHAGRPPRRSGLAVLAYTACGLLVVGLVQPYDSAHPKLVSAFQEQTDGKAPRIVLEGRDFFTPESLGVVDRIARDTGLGVRDGGLAARKVSVREGKVSVDTAGATAPVRITLGANRAELVRITVTGPGLSIGGRPFESEEAVVDVVGRFDGHTLTVDRSGPVEIQVDQVFLKTGEDAERVLAALPDWTVGHARTVVTHTYKS; translated from the coding sequence GTGCTGCTCCTGGCCGTCTCCTTCTCGCTGGCGTACGGGGCGACCCGTCCGGCACCCGACGGGGAGGCGGGCCGGGGCGCGCTGGCCACGGCCCAGCGTCTCGAGGACCTCGGCACGCACGTCGCCGCGAGCCCGCGGCTCGCGGAGGGGCTCGACCTCGTCTCCCGCGAGCTGCAGGCGATTCCGGGCCTGGAGGTGGAGCGGCAACACGCCACCGGCTCGTACCGCTTCCACGACCGTGCCGTCGACTACGCCGTCGAGAACGTGATCGCCCGCCAGCCCGGCGACAGCAAGGACGCCCTCCTGGTGAACGTCCACGTCGACTCGGCGATGGAGGGTCCCGGCTCCGCCGACGACGGCATCAACGTCGGCGCGGTGCTCCAGGCCGCCCGGCAGCTGGCCGGCGCGGACCACCACCGCACGGTCGTCTACCTCTTCAACGGCGGCGAGGAGGTCGGCCTCACCGGCGCCGACGCCTTCACCGGGCACCCGTGGGCGAAGGACGTCCGCTGGTTCCTGAACCTGGAGGCCGTCGGCTCGGGCGGACTGCCCATCCTGTTCCAGGCGGGCGAGGACGACGGCCGGCTGATCGAGCTCGCGGGCGACACCGCGCGGCCGTACGGCTCGGTCCTCGGCCAGTGGCTGTTCCAGGCGGGCCTCATCAACTCCGACACCGACAGCCGGGTGTGGCGCGCCCAGGGCTGGTCGGGCCTCGACTACGCCCTCTTCGAGGACGGCTACCAGTACCACACGCCCAACGACCGGGTCGCCGCGATCGGGGACGGTTCGGCGCAGGCGGTCACCGACCTGACCGTCCGGTTCGCCTCCGACGTCACAGGGACCGCCGACCCGGCCGGCCGGAAGCCCGCCCCGTACTACTTCGACGTGCTCTCGCGCTGGTGGGTGACCCTGGACCCGCTGCTCGTGAAGGCCGGCACCCTCGCCCTGCTCCTCGCGCTGGCCGCGCTGACCTGGCGGGCCTGCCGGGTCTGGGACCTCCGTCCCGGCCGGGTGGCGGCCACCGCCGGGGCCGCGCTCCTCGGCCTCCCGGCGGCCGTGCTCACGGGCGTGCTGGTGGGCGCCGCCCAGTCCCTGATCGGTCCGCACGCCTGGTACGCGCACCCCTGGCTGATGTACCTGGTGCCGCTGCCCCTCACCGTCCTCGGGGCGCTCGCCCCGCAGCTGCTCCTGGAGCGCCGGCGCCGGCGCCGCGCCCCGGACGGCGCCGGGCGGCCGGACGCCCGTACCGCCCTGCTCGGCAACGCCTGGGCGGTCGGAGTGCTCGGAGTGCTCACCGCCTGGCTCGGCGTCGGACCCGGCTATCTGCTGTGGATCGGCTCCGCCCTGTCCGTCCTGTCCATCGGCGGCTACCTGGTGCTTCCGGGCCGTTCGCGGGCGGTGCCGCTGCTCGTGAGCGCGTTCGTGTCGTTCGTGCTGATCGCCCAGTTCACCCGGAACCTGTTCGAGCTGGCCGTCCCGATGATGGGCCGGCTGCCCACCGCCCTTCCCATGGACGCGGCCCTCGCCGTGGCGGGCGTCCTGGTCGCCGTCCCGCTGGCGCTGGTCCTCGCGCCGTTCGCCGCCCACGCCGGCCGCCCGCCGCGCCGGTCCGGCCTCGCCGTCCTCGCGTACACCGCCTGCGGGCTCCTGGTCGTCGGGCTCGTCCAGCCGTACGACAGTGCGCACCCCAAGCTGGTCAGCGCGTTCCAGGAGCAGACCGACGGCAAGGCCCCGCGGATCGTGCTCGAAGGCCGCGACTTCTTTACGCCCGAGAGCCTCGGTGTCGTCGACCGGATCGCCCGCGACACGGGTCTGGGGGTCCGCGACGGCGGGCTCGCCGCGCGGAAGGTGTCCGTACGGGAGGGGAAGGTCTCCGTCGACACCGCCGGTGCGACCGCGCCCGTCCGGATCACGCTCGGCGCGAACCGCGCGGAGCTGGTCAGGATCACGGTGACGGGCCCCGGCCTCTCCATCGGCGGTCGGCCCTTCGAGAGCGAGGAGGCGGTGGTCGACGTCGTCGGCCGCTTCGACGGCCACACGCTGACCGTCGACCGCTCGGGTCCCGTCGAGATCCAGGTCGACCAGGTCTTCCTGAAGACCGGAGAGGACGCCGAACGGGTCCTGGCGGCGCTGCCGGACTGGACGGTGGGCCACGCGAGGACGGTCGTCACGCACACGTACAAGTCCTGA
- a CDS encoding alpha/beta fold hydrolase has protein sequence METRTLTVPGGTLHAVSSGAPAGPAAVLVHSGIAHGQMWHPLMEALSDEMFSVAYDCRCFGRSTTTLDGEFSDLADLGSVLDAYGLESAVLVAESRGARLAIDFALAHPERVRGLFLLAPDVSGFDSPVADEERPLLEAVGAAEEAWDTAEAADVPRTVEELIALEVRLFVDGPGREPAPERASVREAVAEMLRLNYTQQKDTPDFTRPEPAADRLAKLDVPVRVLVGDADTLGMRATAEEIERAVPQASLVRVPDAAHALTLEREETVVRELRTWWRELRQLPQPGE, from the coding sequence ATGGAAACGCGCACCCTCACCGTCCCCGGCGGCACCCTGCACGCCGTGAGCAGCGGCGCCCCGGCCGGCCCCGCCGCCGTCCTGGTCCACTCCGGCATCGCCCACGGGCAGATGTGGCACCCGCTGATGGAGGCGCTGAGCGACGAGATGTTCTCCGTCGCCTACGACTGCCGCTGCTTCGGCCGGTCGACGACGACGCTGGACGGCGAGTTCTCCGACCTCGCCGACCTCGGGAGCGTCCTCGACGCCTACGGTCTCGAGTCCGCCGTGCTGGTGGCCGAGTCGCGCGGCGCGCGCCTCGCGATCGACTTCGCCCTTGCGCACCCCGAGCGGGTGCGCGGTCTCTTCCTGCTCGCGCCCGACGTCTCGGGCTTCGACTCCCCGGTCGCGGACGAGGAGCGCCCGCTGCTCGAAGCCGTCGGGGCGGCCGAGGAGGCCTGGGACACCGCCGAGGCGGCCGACGTCCCCCGGACGGTCGAGGAGCTGATCGCACTCGAGGTGCGGCTCTTCGTCGACGGCCCCGGCCGTGAGCCGGCGCCCGAGCGGGCGTCCGTGCGCGAGGCGGTCGCCGAGATGCTGCGGCTCAACTACACGCAGCAGAAGGACACTCCGGACTTCACGCGGCCCGAGCCCGCGGCCGACCGTCTTGCGAAGCTCGACGTGCCGGTCCGGGTGCTCGTCGGCGACGCCGACACGCTCGGCATGCGGGCCACGGCCGAGGAGATCGAGCGCGCCGTCCCGCAGGCCTCGCTCGTCCGCGTCCCGGACGCGGCGCACGCGCTCACGCTTGAGCGCGAGGAGACGGTCGTACGCGAACTGCGCACGTGGTGGCGGGAACTGCGGCAGCTGCCGCAGCCCGGGGAATGA
- a CDS encoding thioesterase II family protein yields the protein MTLLRRLSAGEGTSRIVCLPYAGGNGTVYESWTGWLPPEVELWAPHLPAREHRMLEEPLEDMGLLVRTLADELGADRRPTTLFGHSFGSLVAFELARLLQERSLPVDCLIASGMVAPKVLPPSPVPTDAEILASLRSHGVTPPEFFTQPDLLELVMPGLRADYRMAMGYRYAEGPELSARVFAIGGTDDPGVPVEGLTAWAAHGQGDCPTRMWEGGHMFLLHHVEEVAAFVVGCHQRSGTRPLQSIEG from the coding sequence ATGACCTTGCTCCGACGGCTCAGCGCCGGTGAAGGAACCAGCCGGATCGTGTGCCTGCCCTACGCGGGCGGCAACGGCACGGTCTACGAGAGCTGGACCGGATGGCTTCCCCCCGAGGTGGAGTTGTGGGCACCCCATCTGCCCGCACGCGAACACCGGATGCTCGAAGAGCCCCTGGAGGACATGGGGCTGCTCGTCCGCACCCTGGCCGACGAGCTCGGCGCGGACCGGCGGCCGACCACCCTGTTCGGGCACAGCTTCGGCTCGCTGGTCGCGTTCGAACTGGCCCGTCTGCTCCAGGAGCGTTCGCTCCCGGTCGACTGCCTGATCGCGTCCGGGATGGTGGCGCCGAAGGTGCTGCCGCCCAGTCCGGTGCCCACGGACGCCGAGATCCTCGCCAGCCTCCGCTCGCACGGGGTGACGCCCCCGGAGTTCTTCACCCAGCCCGACCTCCTCGAACTCGTCATGCCGGGCCTGCGCGCCGACTACCGGATGGCGATGGGCTACCGGTACGCGGAGGGCCCGGAGCTCTCCGCCCGGGTGTTCGCGATCGGGGGCACCGACGACCCCGGCGTGCCCGTCGAGGGCCTCACGGCCTGGGCGGCGCACGGGCAGGGCGACTGCCCGACCCGGATGTGGGAGGGCGGTCACATGTTCCTCCTGCACCACGTGGAAGAAGTCGCCGCGTTCGTGGTCGGCTGTCATCAGCGATCCGGCACCCGCCCCCTGCAGTCAATCGAAGGATGA
- a CDS encoding MbtH family NRPS accessory protein encodes MSVTTAEPDYVVVVNDEEQYSIWRSDRELPAGWEADGPAASKEECLDRIETVWTDMRPRCARS; translated from the coding sequence ATGAGCGTGACCACCGCAGAGCCCGACTACGTCGTCGTGGTCAACGACGAGGAGCAGTACTCGATCTGGCGGAGCGACCGCGAGCTGCCCGCCGGCTGGGAGGCCGACGGGCCGGCCGCCAGCAAGGAGGAGTGCCTCGACCGCATCGAGACCGTGTGGACCGACATGCGTCCGCGCTGCGCGCGGAGCTGA
- a CDS encoding MFS transporter has protein sequence MSTPASTATPAGHNLLRDRDFLLFAGGQGASALGDALSKTALPLLVLALTGSGLHMGLIAMLSALPMMLLGVPAGAWADRLDRRRMMLWSDVGRALLVGAVPLAAWLGLPVLPVLYAVAVPVGVLYAVFEAACLSCVPSLVGRDRLGEANSLLSIGNALGYIAGPALAGVLVTGIGGAGTLGVDALTFAVSAVSLMLIRRPMQTAREQAPAPMRRQVLEGFRFIAGHRLLRAALLYWAAVTFFTSPVVICATYFIREDLGWSPGVLGAIIAVYAVGAIAGAVLAGRIRTATVAVMCAGTVLGSVALLVLSGTASLPLALGVVLLAGGGESLSAIVYSTLRARLTPDELLGRVTTTAQVAAFSLKPLSVLAAGIALEATSGSVTLAVIAVSSLAISLAFAGYGRRLSAAAAPSAAAPTPVQPTPAQPAPAQPTSVLPTPEEVTP, from the coding sequence GTGAGCACACCTGCGAGCACGGCCACCCCCGCGGGCCACAACCTGCTGCGGGACCGCGACTTCCTGCTGTTCGCCGGCGGCCAGGGCGCCTCGGCACTCGGCGACGCGCTGAGCAAGACCGCCCTGCCGCTCCTCGTCCTGGCCCTCACCGGCTCCGGACTGCACATGGGCCTGATCGCCATGCTGTCGGCGCTGCCCATGATGCTGCTCGGCGTCCCCGCGGGCGCCTGGGCCGACCGCCTCGACCGGCGTCGGATGATGCTCTGGTCGGATGTGGGGCGCGCGCTGCTCGTCGGCGCGGTGCCGCTGGCCGCCTGGCTGGGTCTGCCGGTGCTTCCGGTGCTGTACGCGGTGGCCGTGCCGGTCGGTGTGCTGTACGCCGTCTTCGAGGCGGCCTGCCTGTCCTGCGTGCCCTCGCTGGTCGGCCGCGACCGGCTCGGCGAGGCCAACTCGCTCCTGTCGATCGGCAACGCGCTCGGCTACATCGCCGGTCCCGCGCTCGCCGGTGTCCTGGTGACGGGCATCGGCGGGGCCGGCACCCTGGGGGTCGACGCGCTGACCTTCGCGGTGTCGGCGGTCTCCCTGATGCTGATCCGCCGCCCGATGCAGACCGCGCGGGAGCAGGCGCCCGCGCCGATGCGCCGGCAGGTCCTGGAGGGCTTCCGGTTCATCGCCGGGCACCGGCTGCTGCGGGCGGCGCTGCTCTACTGGGCGGCGGTCACCTTCTTCACCTCGCCGGTCGTCATCTGCGCCACGTACTTCATCCGTGAGGACCTCGGCTGGTCGCCCGGCGTCCTCGGGGCGATCATCGCGGTCTACGCGGTCGGGGCGATCGCCGGCGCCGTGCTCGCCGGGCGGATCAGGACGGCCACCGTGGCGGTCATGTGCGCCGGCACGGTCCTCGGGAGCGTCGCGCTGCTCGTCCTGAGCGGCACCGCGTCGCTGCCGCTGGCCCTCGGCGTCGTCCTGCTCGCGGGCGGCGGGGAGTCGCTCTCCGCGATCGTCTACAGCACGCTGCGGGCGAGGCTCACCCCGGACGAGCTCCTCGGCCGGGTGACGACGACCGCGCAGGTCGCCGCGTTCAGCCTGAAACCCCTGTCCGTCCTGGCGGCCGGCATCGCCCTGGAGGCGACCTCCGGCTCCGTGACCCTGGCCGTGATCGCGGTCTCCTCCCTCGCGATCAGCCTCGCCTTCGCCGGTTACGGCCGCCGGCTCTCCGCGGCGGCCGCGCCGTCCGCCGCCGCACCCACCCCCGTACAACCGACGCCCGCACAACCGGCGCCCGCACAACCGACATCCGTACTTCCGACACCCGAAGAGGTGACCCCATGA
- a CDS encoding cupin-like domain-containing protein, with protein sequence MTIHQAEQDTTVAGTIFPEATVKVDAIDRLHNPDPEMFKREYVYKRKPAIVTGLMDDWPAMERWSLDYFREHFGDLDIHANLQRLDKELILGNVGGFRGMKLSALLDEIEKNTDEGRAYYLRAYPVHRMVEHYPGLEEDYDLPDLAPNWADIRFKAKLPAGTVNPAKLLGLYLAKLFLNRGSGKPASRSTVSSRVASVMFVGSKGTVTPFHSDGMQTAAYLSQVVGRKRCYFVSPDQHAKLYPRPFRRQFGMAQVDYRRPDLTRHPRFKDVVVEETVLHPGETLYVPSGYWHAIEAMDTSISYSHQIVGEDNALGWLTCIPERYLAQMYFKSQGGLRNVTGAKDWDDWA encoded by the coding sequence ATGACCATCCACCAGGCCGAGCAGGACACGACCGTCGCCGGCACGATCTTCCCCGAGGCCACGGTCAAGGTCGACGCGATCGACCGGCTCCACAACCCCGACCCCGAGATGTTCAAGCGCGAGTACGTCTACAAGCGCAAGCCCGCCATCGTCACCGGCCTGATGGACGACTGGCCGGCCATGGAGCGCTGGAGCCTGGACTACTTCCGCGAGCACTTCGGCGACCTGGACATCCACGCCAACCTCCAGCGGCTCGACAAGGAGCTGATCCTCGGCAACGTCGGCGGCTTCCGCGGGATGAAGCTGTCCGCGCTCCTCGACGAGATCGAGAAGAACACCGACGAGGGCCGCGCCTACTACCTGCGCGCCTACCCGGTCCACCGGATGGTCGAGCACTACCCGGGCCTCGAAGAGGACTACGACCTCCCCGACCTGGCGCCGAACTGGGCCGACATCCGTTTCAAGGCGAAGCTGCCGGCCGGCACGGTCAACCCGGCCAAGCTGCTCGGCCTGTACCTCGCCAAGCTCTTCCTCAACCGCGGCAGCGGCAAGCCGGCCTCGCGCTCCACCGTGTCCTCCCGGGTCGCGTCCGTGATGTTCGTCGGCAGCAAGGGCACCGTCACCCCGTTCCACAGCGACGGCATGCAGACCGCGGCCTACCTGAGCCAGGTCGTCGGCCGCAAGCGCTGCTACTTCGTCTCCCCGGACCAGCACGCCAAGCTGTACCCGCGCCCGTTCCGCCGCCAGTTCGGCATGGCGCAGGTCGACTACCGCCGCCCCGACCTGACGCGCCACCCGCGCTTCAAGGACGTGGTCGTGGAGGAGACCGTCCTGCACCCGGGCGAGACGCTGTACGTCCCCAGCGGCTACTGGCACGCGATCGAGGCCATGGACACCTCGATCTCGTACAGCCACCAGATCGTCGGCGAGGACAACGCGCTGGGCTGGCTGACCTGCATCCCCGAGCGCTACCTGGCGCAGATGTACTTCAAGTCCCAGGGCGGTCTGCGCAACGTGACCGGCGCCAAGGACTGGGACGACTGGGCCTGA
- a CDS encoding diaminobutyrate--2-oxoglutarate transaminase: MAERVASPLVPSALTPSTEVFETRESAVRSYCRAFPTLLASAHGTTLVAEDGTEYVDFFSGAGALNYGHNHDHIKRQVLAYLQGDGLLHALDFHTAAKREFLERFGREILEPRGLHHRVQFCGSTGTDAVEAALKLARKHTGRSQVIAFSGAYHGVSRGSLAATADNSLRKVAGTALGEVTHLPFPVGPRGHFPTLDLLEQFLSDDLSGVDVPAAVILEVVQMEGGVYRIPDEDLRRLRDLCDRYGIVLIADEIQAGCGRTGGFFSFEQAGVVPDLITVSKSIGGLGLPMSILLIREGLDSWQAGDHPGTFRGNQLAFVAACAALDLWQSEAFLDQARNGAELLRSFWEGHPLPGVEIRSEGHAIGIDLTHAGGRRAADEVVAWCFERGLIVESTGRDKAVLKLLPALTMELDVLRYGCELIHEGLLTALSH; encoded by the coding sequence ATGGCAGAACGCGTCGCTTCCCCCCTCGTCCCTTCCGCTCTCACCCCTTCCACCGAGGTGTTCGAGACCCGGGAGTCCGCCGTCCGGTCGTACTGCCGGGCGTTCCCCACGCTGCTCGCCTCGGCGCACGGCACCACGCTGGTCGCCGAGGACGGCACGGAGTACGTCGACTTCTTCTCCGGCGCCGGCGCCCTCAACTACGGTCACAACCACGACCACATCAAGCGTCAGGTCCTCGCCTACCTCCAGGGCGACGGGCTGCTGCACGCCCTGGACTTCCACACGGCGGCCAAGCGCGAGTTCCTGGAGCGCTTCGGCCGGGAGATCCTGGAGCCGCGCGGACTGCACCACCGCGTCCAGTTCTGCGGCTCCACCGGCACCGACGCCGTCGAGGCCGCGCTGAAGCTGGCCCGCAAGCACACCGGCCGCTCCCAGGTGATCGCCTTCTCCGGCGCGTACCACGGCGTCAGCCGCGGCAGCCTCGCGGCGACGGCGGACAACTCGCTGCGCAAGGTGGCCGGTACGGCCCTCGGCGAGGTCACCCACCTGCCGTTCCCGGTCGGACCGCGCGGCCACTTCCCGACCCTCGACCTCCTCGAGCAGTTCCTGAGCGACGACCTGTCCGGCGTCGACGTGCCCGCCGCGGTGATCCTCGAAGTCGTCCAGATGGAGGGCGGCGTCTATCGCATCCCCGACGAGGACCTGCGCCGCCTGCGCGACCTCTGCGACCGGTACGGCATCGTGCTGATCGCCGACGAGATCCAGGCCGGCTGCGGCCGCACCGGCGGCTTCTTCTCCTTCGAGCAGGCCGGGGTCGTCCCCGACCTCATCACCGTCTCGAAGTCGATCGGCGGCCTGGGCCTGCCGATGTCGATCCTCCTCATCCGCGAGGGCCTCGACTCCTGGCAGGCCGGTGACCACCCGGGCACCTTCCGCGGCAACCAGCTGGCGTTCGTCGCCGCCTGCGCCGCCCTCGACCTCTGGCAGAGCGAGGCCTTCCTGGACCAGGCCCGGAACGGCGCCGAACTGCTCCGCTCCTTCTGGGAGGGCCACCCGCTGCCCGGCGTCGAGATCCGCAGCGAGGGCCACGCGATCGGCATCGACCTGACGCACGCCGGCGGCCGCCGGGCCGCCGACGAGGTCGTCGCCTGGTGCTTCGAGCGCGGCCTGATCGTCGAGTCCACCGGCCGCGACAAGGCGGTCCTCAAGCTGCTGCCCGCTCTGACCATGGAGCTCGACGTGCTCCGGTACGGCTGCGAGCTGATCCACGAGGGCCTGCTGACGGCGCTCTCCCACTGA